The nucleotide window GGCGTTCCCAGGCATGAAGGCCTGGAAACCTGCACAGTGCACCGGGGGAGTGGGGCGGGGGCTCGGGTGGGTTGTGcactggggggcggggcgggggctcgGGTGGGTTGTGCaccggggggcggggcgggggctcgGGTGGGTTGAGGGGCCAGGCACCCTGGGATCACCTCAAGAAAGCCCCGAATGCCAGGCGCCAGCCGCACCAGCAGCCTGCACAGTGCTGGGAGATGTGGGCAGCTGCTAGGGTCGAGGGCCTCTGTGGGACCCCCGACCTTGTCCCCCGCAAGCTGTAGTACGTGCTGAATGCATTTCAAACCCCCCGCTTCCCTACTGTCAGGGCCCCAGCTGTGGCTTCTCCACCTGGCGGGTGGACCCCATGGCTCTTCTCTCTGGAAATTTCCTTTGGGAGGGTTTGGAAAGACGGCTAGCTCCTCCCTGCTCCCGCTGCCCCTGCACCTCCTCAGGCCTCAGCGGGAGCCCCACTGTCCACACCCAGGCTTTTCTTGTGACCAGGGTAAATATTACCTGGCACTGTTAATGTTTAatgcccccaccccatctctggcCACCCCACAGCCGGGCAGTCTCCCCAAAGCAGAGGCAGCGGGAAGAGGGCAGCGGGGACGGGCCTGGTCTGTGGGGGAAATGGCAGAGTTGACAGATGAcggtgagtgcgtgtgtgtgcgtgtgtgtgcgtgcgtgtgcatgCGTGTATGTGAAGCAGGAGGTGCTTGGACCATCTTTGAGGGGTGAATAGGACCCCCTCTTCCATCTCCTGGCACCCCTGCCTTCCAGAGCACCCAGCACCCCTCTCTCGTACCATGCGTGCCAGCCTCCTCTCTAAGAAAATCTGCTTTTAAAAGAGGATCCCACCTTAACACCAAAGCAATCTAGCTTGAATGGTGGAAACATGGGTGCCAAGTAGGAGCTGCTGGGGCATGGGGGGTGGTGAGCATGCATCTTCTGGACTAAACCGAGCGCAGGAGGCAGATGGGGGTGAGGCGGGGCAGCAGTGGGGCCCCGGTCAGCCTTCTCAGCCTGGCTTTAGGATGAGAGCCCCCAGGTTCAGGACACAGGCCTAGAAGGCATCCTGCAAACAAGGGCAGTTGGGTCTGGAATTTAGTGGGCCTTCTGTGGACTGTGGTGGTCTTTGAGCCAGATCTAGAAAAGCTGAGGTCTTTGGGTGGGGTGGGCTCTCCCAGTGGCTCAAGACGAGGTGGTCAGGGAGGATGCAGTTTCCTGGAGCGGCAAGAGGAGTGGTGAGTCCTGTCATGGCTCTGACACTAATGTccgtgtgaccttgaacaagacTTGAACTGAAACTGGGGAGACAACCTCAGAGGCCTTCTGCATGGGGACAGGTGCCTGGGGCCCCCTCAGGCCCTTCAGTGGACCCCTCCTAACCCAAACTCTCCTGGCCCAGGGGGTGAGCTGGGCTCACCGGACCCCACCGCCCAGGGCCCAGTCCAGCACAGCCTGGGAGGTGAGGACTGGCGCATTCCTTTGACCTTGGGCACTGCTTCCCTAGCACCAAGAAGGGGCTCAAGTAGGGCAGagaagagaggccaccacaagaCATGACAGAAAAGCTCTGGCCGGGTGCCCTCCAGCTGCCCAATAACAAGTGCGCTCAGTTTACAGGTGGGAGGGCAGAGCCATGACCTCTGCTGGGGGCTGCAGACTGGATGGGACCACCCGTATTGAAACGTCTCCTTCCTCCTGACCATGTGAGAGGCAGCACAGCAAAGGGGTGAAGCACCTCGATTTTTAACAACAAATGGCCTGGGTTCATTCCCAACTCTGCccttttctagctgtgtgactctgagtgAGTTGCTTAACCCTGCTACGCCTCCATTGTCTCATGGATGATATTGGAATAATATTAATGCCTCACAGGATTGTTACGATGGTTAAATGAGCTATTGCTTTGTTAGCCTCCGTCTGCCACATGCCAATATActgtttctgaaataaatttGCTTTCCCCTAAGGATAGCAATGTAGGATAGAAGGATCTAGAAACAGAGGTCCAAGACTCATTTCTGCCTCCAACTTTTACTGGAACTTTAGAGAAGTCTTCAGACTGGGCCTTGGTTTCTTCCTGTTCGGTGAACATTAAGGTTCTACTTAATTATTCATTGGTTCTCTT belongs to Bos indicus x Bos taurus breed Angus x Brahman F1 hybrid chromosome 15, Bos_hybrid_MaternalHap_v2.0, whole genome shotgun sequence and includes:
- the FXYD2 gene encoding sodium/potassium-transporting ATPase subunit gamma isoform X1; amino-acid sequence: MHFKPPASLLSGPQLWLLHLAGGPHGSSLWKFPLGGFGKTASSSLLPLPLHLLRPQREPHCPHPGFSCDQGKYYLALLMFNAPTPSLATPQPGSLPKAEAAGRGQRGRAWSVGEMAELTDDGGSPKENEDPFYYDYETVRNGGLIFAALAFIVGLVIILSKRFRCGAKRQHRQIPEDGL